From Deltaproteobacteria bacterium, a single genomic window includes:
- a CDS encoding purine/pyrimidine permease, which produces MSEEQKEHKHWIVYPIGSKPKWGLAILLGIQQYLTMFGATVLIPFIVGGAMGLPPHQLALLISTIFFTSGLCTLIQQSPLGNKLPVIQGGTFSFLGPTFAILGLCTAELATSAGIPLWQLKIQMVAGAIMIASVVEIVLGYTGIMGQVRKLISPIVIGPTIAMIGLALFGIGAPWMATNWVISLVTLISLILYSQVFSQKSRVFMLFPVLLAIATGWILSLLGTITGLIPDGNAANLTGKLGLIGSASWISFMPMMPFKWGFPNFGSSVLWAGVFGMLAGYLASMIESIGDYYACARISEAPVPTGNMISRGLGAEGLGCLVAGIMQTANGTTTYSENIGSIGLTKVASRRVVRCGAAVMLIIPIIGKFGAVLATLPMPVVGAMFVGLFGMIASVGLSNLQIVNLNNSRNLFIIGLSFFAGLSVPFWFTAHVDAGTGQIVSGALAWGTPGSFINVIGNIIQAIISTGMAVTAIIGIILDNLLPGATRAERGLEIWESEASDEAWEEAEAQWAAMKEGEMRPI; this is translated from the coding sequence ATGAGCGAAGAACAGAAGGAACACAAACACTGGATCGTTTACCCTATCGGGAGCAAGCCCAAATGGGGCCTCGCCATACTACTGGGTATCCAGCAGTACCTGACCATGTTCGGGGCGACCGTACTGATCCCCTTCATCGTCGGCGGCGCTATGGGGCTGCCCCCCCATCAACTGGCGTTGTTGATCTCCACCATCTTTTTTACCTCGGGATTGTGCACCCTCATTCAGCAGTCCCCCCTCGGCAACAAGCTGCCGGTTATTCAGGGCGGGACGTTTTCTTTTTTAGGGCCCACATTCGCGATACTCGGCCTGTGCACCGCCGAATTGGCTACCAGTGCAGGCATCCCCTTGTGGCAGTTGAAAATCCAGATGGTTGCCGGCGCCATCATGATCGCATCCGTGGTTGAAATCGTGCTGGGCTACACGGGCATTATGGGCCAGGTGCGCAAGCTGATCAGCCCCATCGTCATCGGCCCCACCATCGCCATGATCGGTCTGGCGCTTTTCGGTATCGGCGCCCCCTGGATGGCCACCAACTGGGTCATCTCTCTCGTCACCTTGATCTCCCTGATTCTCTACTCGCAGGTGTTTTCCCAGAAATCGAGAGTGTTCATGCTGTTTCCGGTGCTGCTGGCCATTGCCACGGGCTGGATCCTCTCGCTTCTGGGAACCATCACCGGCCTGATTCCAGACGGCAACGCCGCCAACCTGACCGGCAAGCTCGGCTTGATCGGTTCGGCATCCTGGATCAGCTTCATGCCCATGATGCCGTTCAAGTGGGGTTTCCCGAACTTCGGCAGTTCCGTGCTGTGGGCCGGCGTTTTCGGCATGCTGGCCGGTTACCTGGCCTCCATGATCGAATCCATCGGCGACTACTACGCCTGCGCCCGCATCTCCGAAGCCCCCGTGCCCACGGGCAATATGATTTCCAGGGGCCTGGGCGCCGAGGGCCTGGGCTGCCTGGTGGCCGGGATCATGCAGACGGCCAACGGCACGACCACCTACTCCGAGAACATCGGCTCCATCGGCCTGACCAAGGTCGCCAGCCGGCGCGTGGTGCGCTGCGGGGCGGCCGTCATGCTGATCATTCCGATCATCGGCAAATTCGGGGCCGTTTTGGCCACGTTGCCCATGCCGGTTGTCGGGGCCATGTTCGTGGGCCTCTTCGGTATGATCGCCTCGGTGGGTCTTTCCAACCTGCAGATCGTCAACCTGAACAACTCACGGAACCTGTTCATCATCGGCCTCAGCTTCTTTGCCGGCCTCAGCGTCCCCTTCTGGTTCACCGCCCATGTTGATGCGGGAACGGGTCAGATCGTCAGCGGCGCTCTCGCATGGGGGACCCCGGGCAGCTTCATCAACGTCATCGGCAACATCATCCAGGCCATCATAAGCACGGGTATGGCCGTTACCGCCATCATCGGCATTATCCTGGACAACCTGCTTCCCGGCGCCACCCGCGCCGAAAGAGGCCTGGAAATCTGGGAGAGCGAAGCCTCCGATGAAGCCTGGGAAGAGGCCGAGGCCCAGTGGGCCGCCATGAAAGAAGGCGAGATGAGGCCCATCTAA
- the gdhA gene encoding NADP-specific glutamate dehydrogenase, which produces MSDIVQLVKTRDPDQPEFHQAVTEVMESIEPVIERNPEYRQAKVMERIVEPERVIMFRVPWMDDKGNVQVNRGFRIEMNSAIGPYKGGLRFHPSVNLGILKFLAFEQVFKNALTTLPMGGGKGGSDFDPKGKSDNEVMRFCQSFMAELFRHIGPNTDVPAGDIGVGAREIGFLFGMYKKLHNEFSGVLTGKGLSWGGSLIRPEATGYGSVYFASEMLKTRNMSLDGKTCLVSGSGNVAQYTIEKILDLGGKVITCSDSSGYIYDEEGIDRDKLAYLMTIKNVRRGRVKEYAEKYPHAVYTAVDPALGHNPLWDHKADCAFPSATQNEINAKDAQNLVNNGVSSVSEGANMPTVPEGIEIFIENKLLYGPGKAANAGGVSVSGLEMTQNSMRLGWSRKEVDERLHRIMISIHKTCMNTAEQYGTPGNYMNGANIAAFVKVVDAMLDQGLV; this is translated from the coding sequence ATGTCCGACATTGTACAGCTCGTAAAAACCAGGGACCCGGACCAGCCTGAGTTTCACCAGGCCGTAACCGAGGTCATGGAATCGATCGAACCGGTCATCGAACGCAACCCCGAGTACCGTCAGGCCAAAGTGATGGAAAGAATCGTTGAGCCGGAACGGGTCATCATGTTCCGGGTGCCCTGGATGGACGACAAGGGCAACGTCCAGGTCAATCGCGGGTTTCGCATCGAGATGAACAGCGCCATCGGCCCCTACAAGGGAGGCTTGCGGTTTCACCCGTCCGTCAACCTGGGCATCCTGAAATTTCTGGCGTTCGAACAGGTCTTTAAAAATGCCCTGACGACCCTGCCCATGGGCGGCGGCAAGGGCGGGTCCGATTTCGACCCCAAAGGAAAGTCCGACAACGAGGTCATGCGCTTCTGTCAGAGCTTCATGGCCGAACTCTTCCGCCACATCGGCCCCAACACGGACGTGCCCGCCGGCGACATCGGGGTAGGGGCCAGGGAAATCGGTTTCCTGTTCGGCATGTACAAAAAACTGCACAATGAATTCAGCGGGGTTTTAACCGGCAAGGGTCTGAGCTGGGGCGGCAGCCTGATCAGGCCGGAAGCCACCGGATACGGTTCGGTCTACTTTGCTTCCGAAATGCTCAAGACCAGAAACATGTCGCTGGACGGCAAAACCTGCCTGGTATCGGGATCGGGAAACGTGGCCCAGTACACCATCGAAAAAATACTGGACCTGGGCGGCAAGGTGATCACCTGTTCCGATTCCAGCGGCTATATCTACGACGAGGAAGGCATCGACCGCGACAAGCTGGCCTACCTGATGACGATCAAGAATGTCCGCCGCGGCCGGGTAAAGGAATACGCCGAAAAATACCCCCATGCCGTCTACACGGCGGTTGACCCGGCCCTGGGCCACAACCCCTTGTGGGACCACAAGGCCGACTGCGCCTTCCCCAGCGCCACCCAGAACGAAATCAACGCCAAGGACGCCCAGAACCTGGTCAACAACGGGGTGTCTTCCGTCTCCGAGGGCGCCAACATGCCCACGGTTCCCGAAGGTATCGAAATATTTATCGAAAATAAACTGTTGTACGGCCCCGGAAAGGCGGCCAACGCCGGCGGTGTATCTGTTTCCGGGCTGGAAATGACCCAGAACAGCATGCGCCTGGGCTGGTCTCGCAAGGAGGTCGATGAGAGGCTGCACCGGATCATGATCAGCATCCACAAAACCTGTATGAACACGGCCGAACAGTACGGCACGCCGGGCAACTACATGAACGGGGCCAATATCGCCGCATTTGTCAAGGTGGTGGACGCCATGCTGGATCAAGGGCTGGTATAG
- a CDS encoding CoA-acylating methylmalonate-semialdehyde dehydrogenase, producing MSLPVIKNYINDEWVDSNTTTFGDVWNPAKGEKIAQVPYGTREDVDAAVKAARAAFPEWRATPPLTRARYLFRLKDAFEENFEEIARVLTTEQGKAIDESRGEVRRMIENVEHATGVTTLMCGYTLEDIAKDIDCYGHRQPMGVFAAIVPYNFPGMVAWWFLPYALVTGNTFIVKPSEQVPMTQTKIFEIVEEVGFPEGVVNMVHGSRDVVNALLDHPDIEGISFVGSTPTAKYIYQRCGETGKRVQALGGAKNIVAIMPDADLNAGMPSLTTSFYGCAGQRCLSGSILAPVGDIADKLKEQFVAAVKEIKVGDGLDEQTFMGPVISAAHKERVLGYIEKGIAEGAELVLDGRNYEVDGYPNGFFVGPTIFDNVTPDMTIAKEEIFGPVVSIVRTKNLDEVIELINTRGYANAACIYTNSGPAAREFKYRVKPSMVGINIGIAAPMSFFPFGGSGNSMFGDTKGHGQEIFNFFTDTKVVIQRWF from the coding sequence ATGAGCTTACCAGTGATTAAAAACTACATTAACGATGAATGGGTCGATTCGAACACCACGACATTCGGTGATGTTTGGAACCCGGCCAAGGGTGAAAAAATCGCCCAGGTGCCCTATGGAACCAGGGAAGACGTGGATGCGGCCGTCAAAGCGGCCAGGGCGGCTTTCCCGGAATGGCGAGCCACGCCACCGCTTACCAGGGCCCGCTACCTGTTCCGCCTCAAGGACGCGTTTGAGGAAAACTTCGAAGAAATTGCCAGAGTACTCACCACCGAACAGGGCAAAGCGATCGACGAATCCCGCGGAGAGGTCCGCCGCATGATCGAGAACGTGGAACACGCCACCGGTGTCACCACCCTGATGTGCGGTTACACGCTGGAAGATATCGCCAAGGACATCGACTGCTACGGGCATCGCCAGCCCATGGGGGTTTTTGCGGCCATCGTGCCCTACAACTTCCCCGGCATGGTCGCCTGGTGGTTCCTGCCCTACGCTCTGGTCACCGGTAACACCTTCATTGTCAAACCCTCCGAGCAGGTGCCCATGACGCAGACCAAAATATTTGAAATCGTGGAAGAGGTGGGTTTCCCGGAAGGTGTTGTCAACATGGTCCACGGATCACGCGACGTGGTCAACGCGCTTCTGGACCATCCGGATATCGAAGGCATCTCCTTTGTCGGCTCGACCCCCACGGCCAAATACATATACCAGCGCTGCGGCGAAACCGGTAAACGCGTGCAGGCTCTCGGCGGCGCCAAGAACATCGTGGCCATCATGCCGGATGCCGACTTGAATGCCGGTATGCCTTCCCTGACCACATCGTTTTACGGTTGTGCCGGCCAGCGCTGCCTTTCCGGTTCGATTCTCGCACCGGTAGGGGATATCGCGGATAAACTCAAGGAACAATTCGTGGCCGCCGTCAAGGAGATCAAGGTGGGCGACGGGCTGGATGAACAAACCTTCATGGGCCCCGTGATCAGTGCCGCCCACAAGGAAAGGGTGCTGGGGTACATTGAAAAAGGCATCGCAGAAGGCGCCGAGCTTGTGCTTGACGGCCGCAACTATGAAGTCGACGGCTACCCCAACGGCTTCTTTGTCGGCCCCACCATATTCGATAACGTCACCCCGGATATGACCATCGCCAAAGAAGAAATTTTCGGACCCGTCGTGAGCATCGTCCGCACCAAAAACCTGGACGAGGTCATCGAACTGATCAACACCCGCGGCTATGCCAACGCCGCCTGCATCTATACGAATAGCGGGCCAGCGGCGCGTGAATTCAAGTATCGGGTCAAACCGAGCATGGTCGGCATCAACATCGGTATCGCCGCCCCCATGAGTTTCTTCCCCTTCGGCGGCTCCGGCAACTCCATGTTCGGCGACACCAAGGGTCATGGACAGGAAATATTCAACTTCTTCACCGACACGAAAGTGGTCATACAGCGTTGGTTCTAA
- a CDS encoding FeoB-associated Cys-rich membrane protein — protein MQNIIVVLIVIIAAVYLVRRFYRGVKRPGKDTCGCGCSGCSQTTTCGQVPASSTGEQKEETDTC, from the coding sequence ATGCAAAACATTATCGTGGTCCTCATTGTCATCATTGCCGCCGTTTACCTGGTTCGCCGGTTCTACCGCGGCGTCAAGCGGCCGGGGAAGGACACGTGCGGCTGCGGCTGCTCCGGTTGTTCGCAGACGACGACCTGTGGGCAGGTGCCGGCGTCATCGACCGGGGAACAAAAAGAGGAAACGGATACCTGTTGA
- a CDS encoding aminotransferase class III-fold pyridoxal phosphate-dependent enzyme, with translation MSDMENRVKEMAAHSFGTWNWQKNWKAPLLIDDAEGVYIVDKNGKRYIDFSSQLMCSNLGHKNQAIISAIKKQADKLPYVAPGFTTEVAVEAIEALRTVMPAGLDKFFFSTSGTEANDGALVITRQSKAPSFKVISRYHSYHGATPAGMALTGDPRRWPVERVRYTVDGVCFAPDCYCYRCPFGQTYPDCKVQCARYLDYMIKEEGNVAAVFVEPVVGTNGRLVPPPEYFPILRKICDENDVLLIADEVMTGWYRTGPAFAMQNWDVLPDIMTTAKGCTSAYMPLGITATTKSVADFFEDEFFCHGHTYAFHAMSLSAVKPAVAEYKKLLDTGLPQKVGPYLKERLFELGEKHPCVGDVRGLGHFYALEIVKNRETREPFDVKADKLSGKPLMAGKIAGEAMQNGLYIAAWYDTLTIAPPLIISEAEVDDAIAILDRALAVGDRDAADTAVPVSRSTEY, from the coding sequence ATGAGCGATATGGAAAACAGGGTCAAGGAGATGGCCGCCCACAGTTTCGGTACCTGGAACTGGCAGAAAAACTGGAAGGCGCCCCTGCTCATCGACGACGCCGAAGGCGTCTACATTGTCGACAAGAACGGCAAACGCTACATCGATTTCTCTTCCCAATTGATGTGCTCCAATCTGGGTCACAAAAACCAGGCTATCATCAGCGCCATCAAAAAACAGGCCGATAAGCTGCCCTATGTGGCCCCGGGTTTTACCACGGAGGTCGCCGTGGAAGCCATCGAGGCGTTGAGAACGGTGATGCCCGCCGGCCTGGATAAATTCTTTTTTTCGACCAGCGGCACGGAGGCCAATGACGGCGCCCTGGTAATCACCCGTCAGTCCAAGGCACCGTCTTTCAAGGTGATCTCGCGCTATCACTCCTACCACGGGGCAACGCCTGCAGGCATGGCCCTTACCGGTGACCCGCGCAGATGGCCGGTGGAAAGGGTGCGTTACACGGTGGACGGCGTCTGCTTCGCCCCCGACTGCTACTGCTACCGCTGCCCCTTCGGTCAGACCTACCCCGACTGCAAGGTCCAATGCGCCCGCTACCTGGACTACATGATCAAGGAGGAGGGCAATGTCGCCGCCGTGTTCGTCGAACCGGTCGTGGGCACCAACGGCCGCCTGGTTCCGCCCCCCGAGTACTTCCCCATTCTGCGCAAGATCTGCGATGAAAACGACGTACTGCTCATAGCGGATGAAGTCATGACCGGCTGGTACAGGACAGGCCCGGCCTTTGCCATGCAGAACTGGGACGTTCTCCCGGACATCATGACCACGGCCAAGGGGTGCACCTCCGCCTACATGCCGCTAGGCATCACCGCAACCACCAAGTCAGTGGCCGATTTCTTTGAAGACGAATTCTTCTGCCACGGACACACCTACGCATTCCACGCGATGTCGCTTTCCGCGGTCAAACCGGCCGTGGCAGAGTACAAGAAGCTTTTGGATACGGGGTTGCCCCAAAAAGTCGGCCCTTACTTGAAGGAAAGACTGTTCGAATTGGGTGAAAAGCATCCCTGCGTAGGCGATGTACGGGGACTGGGCCATTTCTACGCCCTCGAAATCGTAAAAAACCGGGAAACCAGGGAGCCCTTCGACGTCAAGGCCGACAAGCTCAGCGGCAAACCACTGATGGCGGGAAAAATCGCCGGTGAAGCCATGCAAAACGGCTTATACATCGCTGCCTGGTATGACACCCTGACCATAGCGCCGCCCCTGATCATCAGCGAAGCCGAAGTCGACGACGCCATCGCCATCCTCGACCGGGCTCTCGCCGTCGGCGACCGGGACGCTGCGGACACGGCTGTGCCGGTATCACGGTCAACCGAGTATTAG
- a CDS encoding DUF4198 domain-containing protein: MKRYVQVVVAALFLMMSAGPAIAHFGMLIPSDNMVMQGEERTVHVQASFSHPMEMVGMELVKPHVFQVVANGTPRDMLTALKPARVMGHPAWTLDYRIKRPGVYQFYMEPQPYWEPAEDCFIIHYTKTVVAAFGDDEGWGEPIGLKTEIVPLSKPFGLYAGNVFQGIVRVGGNVVPYAEVEVEYYNQHNTAHAPTDYMVTQTIKADRNGVFTYAVPHAGWWGFAALNEADFTLKTASGEEKGVELGAVIWVHFESWE, translated from the coding sequence ATGAAAAGATACGTTCAAGTCGTCGTTGCGGCCCTGTTTCTGATGATGTCGGCCGGTCCGGCCATCGCCCATTTCGGCATGCTGATTCCTTCCGACAACATGGTTATGCAGGGAGAGGAGAGAACGGTCCACGTGCAGGCCTCCTTCAGCCATCCCATGGAGATGGTCGGCATGGAACTGGTAAAACCCCATGTTTTTCAGGTGGTTGCCAATGGCACACCCCGGGATATGCTAACGGCGCTCAAGCCCGCCAGGGTCATGGGGCATCCCGCCTGGACACTGGATTATCGGATCAAACGCCCCGGGGTGTACCAATTTTATATGGAGCCGCAGCCCTACTGGGAACCTGCCGAAGACTGTTTTATCATTCACTACACCAAAACGGTGGTAGCCGCTTTCGGCGACGACGAAGGCTGGGGTGAGCCCATCGGTTTGAAGACCGAAATCGTCCCGCTTTCCAAACCGTTCGGGCTTTATGCCGGCAACGTGTTTCAGGGCATTGTCCGGGTCGGCGGCAACGTCGTTCCCTATGCCGAGGTCGAAGTCGAATATTACAATCAGCACAACACCGCCCATGCCCCAACGGACTACATGGTCACCCAGACCATCAAGGCCGATCGGAATGGTGTTTTCACCTATGCCGTGCCGCATGCCGGGTGGTGGGGCTTTGCGGCGCTCAACGAAGCGGATTTTACCTTGAAGACGGCCTCAGGGGAGGAAAAAGGGGTCGAACTGGGAGCCGTGATCTGGGTTCATTTCGAAAGCTGGGAATAG
- a CDS encoding HAD-IA family hydrolase — protein sequence MIKAILWDFGGVITTSPFEAFNRYEERHNIPRNFIRGINATNPTTNAWAQFESSRIDMDAFDRKFEEESRLQGHAIPGKDVLALLSGAVRPRMVDALRQCRRHFKTGCLTNNMKAGEGAAIPQTNRQKAQFLEIMALFDEVIESSLEGVRKPDPEIYRIALSRLDVNAEECVFLDDLGINLKPARAMGMQTIKVLGVDQALEALGTSTGLSFA from the coding sequence ATGATCAAGGCCATTCTCTGGGATTTCGGAGGGGTCATCACCACCAGCCCCTTCGAAGCGTTCAATCGTTACGAGGAACGCCACAACATCCCCAGGAATTTCATCAGGGGCATCAATGCAACCAACCCCACGACAAACGCCTGGGCCCAATTCGAGAGCAGCCGGATCGACATGGATGCCTTCGACCGGAAATTCGAGGAGGAGTCCCGCCTGCAGGGCCACGCTATTCCGGGAAAGGACGTTTTGGCCCTGTTGTCGGGAGCTGTCAGACCGCGGATGGTGGACGCTTTGAGGCAATGCCGGCGGCATTTCAAAACCGGGTGCCTCACCAATAACATGAAGGCGGGTGAAGGCGCCGCGATTCCCCAGACAAACCGACAGAAAGCACAGTTTTTGGAGATCATGGCCCTTTTCGACGAGGTCATCGAGTCGAGCCTCGAGGGGGTGCGCAAGCCGGACCCGGAAATCTACCGCATCGCCCTGTCCCGGCTGGACGTAAACGCCGAAGAGTGTGTATTTCTGGACGATCTGGGCATTAACCTCAAACCTGCTCGGGCCATGGGTATGCAAACGATCAAGGTGCTGGGGGTCGATCAGGCGTTGGAAGCATTGGGGACATCCACCGGGCTTTCATTTGCATAA
- a CDS encoding FadR family transcriptional regulator produces the protein MFKTARTSTVTQKIIGQIRTAILKGRLKPGDVLPPEKALVEQFGVSKQTLRESLRALEHMGLIDVRKGIGGGAHIVEVDIEVTKQSLANFLYFKDLTIENLSELRKLIEPHAARRAAETMPEEGLRILGGLNARAWENLDKKFMQEMSRNEIDFHRVIAQTTNNPILVLLLDFVEDLLEDFKKVLKPDMDFSKSVLDAHERIYAAISDKDSERAAAEMYRHVQEVEDHLAKLKEGIDLWQACLKQA, from the coding sequence ATGTTTAAAACAGCGCGAACCAGCACGGTGACCCAAAAAATTATCGGACAAATCCGCACGGCAATTTTAAAGGGCCGGCTCAAACCCGGCGACGTTCTGCCGCCGGAAAAGGCACTGGTGGAGCAGTTCGGCGTGAGCAAGCAGACCCTCAGGGAATCGTTGCGGGCCCTGGAACACATGGGCCTGATCGATGTCCGCAAAGGCATCGGCGGCGGTGCCCACATCGTTGAAGTCGACATCGAGGTCACCAAGCAAAGTCTGGCCAATTTCCTCTATTTCAAAGACCTCACCATCGAGAACCTGTCCGAACTGCGTAAACTGATCGAGCCGCACGCTGCCAGACGGGCTGCCGAAACCATGCCCGAAGAGGGCCTTCGCATTCTCGGCGGACTCAACGCCAGGGCCTGGGAAAACCTCGATAAAAAATTCATGCAGGAGATGAGTCGCAACGAAATCGACTTTCACCGGGTGATTGCCCAGACAACCAACAACCCCATTCTGGTCCTCCTGCTCGACTTTGTCGAAGATCTGCTGGAAGATTTCAAAAAAGTTCTCAAACCCGATATGGATTTTTCCAAATCCGTGCTGGACGCCCACGAAAGAATATACGCGGCCATTTCTGACAAGGATAGCGAAAGAGCCGCCGCCGAGATGTATCGCCATGTACAGGAGGTCGAAGATCATCTGGCCAAACTGAAAGAGGGCATCGACTTGTGGCAGGCATGTCTCAAACAAGCCTAA
- the selD gene encoding selenide, water dikinase SelD, producing MKRLQETRLTGTVAGAGUASKLSPGDLDKALCGMVFPADENVIIGLERADDAGVYKIADDLALIQTVDFFTPIVDDPYWFGQIAAANALSDVYAMGGTPKTAMNLVAFPVKEMDLSILRQIIQGGIDKMKEAGVVLLGGHSIEDKELKYGLSVTGVVHPDRVLAKKTLRPGDKLVLTKPLGTGIINTAVKAGMVSAELTDRVTHLMAALNRYAAEIMMDFDVSACTDVTGFGLLGHLAEMIEGSGTGAKIDAQRVPVIAEALDFAAMGMIPGGGHNNRSFREAMVVFGDDIPRSLQDVLFDPQTSGGLLISVDPNQAHSLVTALKEGGVEDAVVIGDVVTDTREMITVG from the coding sequence ATGAAACGTTTACAGGAAACCCGCTTGACCGGAACGGTCGCCGGGGCCGGCTGAGCCTCCAAGCTGAGTCCGGGGGACCTGGACAAAGCGTTGTGCGGCATGGTGTTTCCCGCCGACGAGAACGTGATTATCGGGCTGGAGCGGGCCGACGACGCCGGTGTTTACAAAATTGCGGACGACCTGGCGCTGATTCAGACGGTCGATTTTTTTACGCCCATCGTGGACGATCCTTACTGGTTCGGGCAGATCGCAGCGGCCAACGCGTTGAGTGATGTCTATGCCATGGGCGGCACGCCGAAGACGGCCATGAACCTGGTGGCCTTCCCCGTCAAGGAGATGGACCTGTCCATCCTGCGGCAGATTATCCAGGGCGGCATCGACAAGATGAAAGAGGCCGGGGTGGTCCTGTTGGGCGGGCACAGCATCGAAGACAAGGAACTCAAGTACGGCCTCTCCGTGACCGGCGTGGTTCACCCGGATCGGGTTCTGGCCAAAAAAACGCTGCGGCCCGGTGATAAACTGGTGCTGACCAAGCCTTTGGGTACCGGCATCATCAACACCGCCGTCAAGGCGGGGATGGTCTCTGCGGAACTGACCGACAGGGTGACACACCTGATGGCCGCCTTGAACCGTTATGCCGCGGAGATCATGATGGATTTCGATGTCAGCGCATGTACGGACGTGACCGGTTTCGGGCTCCTGGGGCATTTGGCCGAAATGATCGAAGGCTCGGGCACCGGCGCAAAGATCGATGCTCAACGGGTGCCGGTCATCGCGGAGGCTCTCGATTTCGCCGCCATGGGCATGATCCCCGGCGGTGGCCACAACAACCGGTCGTTTCGTGAGGCCATGGTCGTCTTCGGTGACGACATCCCCCGTTCCCTGCAGGATGTTCTCTTCGATCCTCAGACATCCGGGGGGCTGCTGATCAGTGTAGATCCGAATCAGGCGCATTCACTGGTGACTGCCTTGAAAGAGGGCGGGGTGGAAGATGCGGTGGTGATCGGCGACGTCGTGACCGATACCCGCGAGATGATAACGGTCGGGTAG
- a CDS encoding ferrous iron transport protein A, with amino-acid sequence MLKDVQPGKRARIRHHHATGPMRRRFLDLGLLPETEIDVIGKAPFGDPIQCRIGNCCLTLRNEEAACIEVDYEPAASEE; translated from the coding sequence ATGTTAAAAGATGTTCAACCCGGTAAACGGGCCAGAATACGCCACCACCACGCCACCGGTCCCATGCGCCGCCGCTTTCTCGATCTGGGACTCCTGCCGGAAACGGAAATAGACGTCATCGGCAAGGCCCCTTTCGGCGACCCCATCCAGTGCCGGATCGGCAACTGCTGCCTCACCCTGCGCAACGAAGAAGCCGCCTGCATCGAGGTCGATTACGAACCTGCGGCATCCGAAGAGTAG